The Solicola gregarius DNA window GACATCAACGTGTTCGCGCGTACCGCGGTCTACAACATGGATGCGCGTACCTTCCTCACCAAGTGGATGCAGGATCTGCGTGACACGCAGCGCGATGACGGTGCGCTGCCCGGCGTCGCGCCGGTCGTACCCGGACGATTCGACGGTGGGTACGGGCCGGCCGGGTGGATGGACGCCGGCGTGCATGTCCCCTGGACGATGTGGCAGGCGTACGGCGACACGGACGTGATCCGTGAGAACTACGCGATGATGAAGAAGTACGTCGACTACCTCGCCGCAGACTCAACGGACCACATGAGGTCCGCCGGTGGCTACCTCGACTGGCTCAACCTCGACGACCCGACCCCGGCCGAGGTGGTCGACACGGCGTTCGTCGCGAAGAGCACGCGCGAGCTCGCGCAGATGGCGAAGGCGATCGGCGAGGACGGTGACGCTGCCGCCTTGCAGCAGCGGTACGAGGCGATCCGCGCCGCGTACCAGAACGCCTTCATCGGCGCCGACGGCACCGTACGAGGTGACAGCCAGACGGCGTACATCCTCACCCTGACGCACGACCTGGAGCCGAAGAACCGTCGCGACGCGCTCGTCGACCAGTTCGTCGAGACGCTCGAACGGCGGGACTACCACCTCTCGACCGGGTTCCTCGGCGTCGACGGCCTGCTGCCGGCGTTGACGAAGGCGGGGCGCACCGACATCGCGTACCGGCTGCTGCTGCACAAGGACTACCCGTCCTGGGGATACGAGATCGGCTGGGGTGCGACCACCGTGTGGGAGCGCTGGAACTCCATCAACCCCGACGGCTCGTTCAACGACGTGGGCATGAACTCCTTCAACCACTACGCATACGGCGCGGTCGGCGAGTGGATGTACCGCACGATGGCCGGTGTCTCGGCCGCGAAGCCCGGCTACAAGAAGGTGCTGGTCGCGCCCGAACCCGGTGACGGCATCGACCAGGCCGACTTCTCGCACGAGTCGCGATACGGGACCGTACGCAGCGCATGGAGCACGGCCGACGGTCCGATGACCCTCGACGTCACGGTGCCGGCGAACACCACAGCCGAGGTGCGGATCCCGGCGGCGAACCGGTGGGCGGTGACCGAGGGCGACGAGCCGATCGGCGATGTCGACGGTGTCGAGTTCGTCAAGATGGACGACGGTGACGTCGTCCTCGAGGTCGGATCCGGTACGTATGGGTTCGCGGTCGACCGGGTCCTCGGCGACCTCGGGGCCGCAGCCGACAAGGCGGAGGCATTCGCCGACGACGTCGACGCGTTGCGGGTACGCGGTCCGCTCGGCAAGATCGCCAAGAAGCACCTGCAACTGCGGACGAAGCTGATGACGGGTGAGATCGCCGCGGCGCGCAGCCTGCATCTGCGCGACAGTGACGACCAGCTCACGGCGGCGGCCGTGCATCGTGCACTCGCCAGCGTGGCCGATCTCGACCGCTGGTCCGCTACGTACGCGCGGCTCGGGCAGATCGACGAGGATGCGGCCAGCGGGCTGCGCGCCTCGCTGGCGGGCATCGAACCGTTGCTTTCGTCGGCGTCCTCGAGACTCGTCGGCGCGGTTGCATCGCTCGACGTTCCGGGTGGAGAGATCCTGCCCGGCGACGTCGTGCGGGTGAAGGTCGGGCTCGAGAACTCCGGCCGCCGGCCGTTGTCCGGGGTCGAGTCGGCGCTCGACGTACCCGACGGGTGGGGCGTCGAGTCGGTTGGCACGCACGGTTCCACCGTCGGTGCGCACGGGAAGGTCGAGCATGCTTATGACGTGAGCGTTCCGGCGGACGCCGAGGCGTCGACGGCGGACCTGTCCGGCTCCGTGTCGTATCGGCACACCGGCGGTACCGCGAAGCTGCCGGTGTCCGCGATGCTCATGGTCGCGCCCGGAGTCGCGATCGACTCCGTGGCGACAGCGCCCGACTCGGTCGGTGCGGGCGGCAAGGTAACGGTGAGCACTGCGCTGACCAACCGCACCGACCTCGCGCAGAGCGGCGAGGTGACCGTCAGCCTGCCCGACGGCTGGGAGGCGCCCGGCCCTGTCGCGTACGAGCTTGCTCCGGGAGAGCAGGCCACGGTCGATGCCGAGGTGACCGTTCCGATCACGGTCGTCGAGGGCACCGCGCCGGTGACGGTCGCGACCGGTGAGACGCCGGCCGAGCAGGCGAGGGGGTCGATCTCGGTCACCGTCGAGGTGCCGCCCGGTACGTCGACCGACCACGTCGACCTCGGCGACAACGCGTCGGAGGCCGCACATGCCCTCAATGCCTCGGCGAACTCCGGCACGAGCGAGGAAGCGGGTCTGACCCGCCGCTACACGCACGCGTCGTACCCCGACGGCTGGTTCGAGTTCGACGTCAAGGTGCCCGCGAACGGTCCGTTCGTGATTCGCGCGATCGAGACCTTCGACGGCGCCAAACGCAAGACGTACGACGTGCAGGCGGACGGCACGGTGGTGTACGAGCAGGACCTCGCTCGTACGGCGTCGGGCGAAGGGACGATCGCCTACCAGTTCGTGGTCGACGAGCCGGACCTGACCTCCGACGGCACCGTACGTCTCCGCTTCCAGGACACCGACGCCGACTACGACCCGTCGATCGCCGACGTCTGGGCAGTCCCGATCGGCTGAGTGCCCGGCCCGCACGACCATCTCAAGAGGAGCAGATGCCATGCACGGGAAGAAGCTGATGCGCGCCGCGGTCCCCGCCGTATGTGTCGCGATCGGGCTCGCGCTCTCGTCGGGGCCGGTCACGTCGGCGGCGCCGGCCGCCGCGCAACGCGGCAGCACGGCAGCCGAGACGGCCCTCTCCGCGGCCGAGTTCGCGAACCCCACGAACGGGTTCCGACCCGCCACCCGATGGTGGTGGCAGGCCCCGTTGAGTCGTGACGAGTCGGTACGCGAGATCAACGCGATCGCCGACGCCGGGTTCGGTGAGGTGGAGATCGCCTTCTCCGAAGGGGCCTGGGACACCGAGGATCAGCGCGACAACCTGCAAGCCGTCCTCGAGGAGGCCGACGACCTCGGCGTGGAGGTGTCGATGACGATGGGCGCCTCCTGGCCGGTCCAAACCCCCAATACGGGTGAGGGATCCGGCTTCGCGGCACAGGAGATGCAGTATGGGCGGGTGGACGTACGCGGTGGTCGACGCTTTTCGGGGCCGGTGCCCGAGGCGTTCGACACCGCACTGTTCGACCAGCCCGCGGAGCTGGTCGCGGCGACCGCTGCCAGGGTGACCAAGCGCGGTCCGGCGGCGGAGCTGCTTCCCGAGGGAGAACGGCCCCAGTACGGGAGCCCGGTGCGTGTGCCGGCGTCGTCCACGGTGCTCGACCCGACGTCGCTGGTCGACCTGACGGATCGGGTAGAGGACGGCAAGGTCACGTGGCGCGCGCCGAAGGGTGACTGGATCCTGTTCGGTTTCTGGTCGCGTGAGAACGGTGCGCACAACACCAACCCGTTCGATGCCGATGCCGCGCGGGCGGCGACCGAGTATCTCGACACCGGGCAGGTCGGCGATACGAACGCCGACCTGCTGCCGGACGTCGGCGGTGACTTCTTCGAGGACTCACTCGAGCTGAACGCCAACTCGATCTTCTGGACGCCGCGGATGGCGGCAGAGTTCGAGCAACGTCGTGGGTACAGGATGGGCAAGTACCTGCCGTTGATGTTCGCGCACGGCATGTCGAACTACTGGGTCCCGAACTCCGAGCCGACCCCCGACTTCGAGCTGCCGGATGACGAAGGCAGCAAGGTCCGGTCCGACTATTACCGACTGCTCACCGACCTGTACGTCGACGAGCACCTGGCGGTCTTCCAGGACTGGGCGGACGAGTACGGCATGCAGTTCAAGACGCAGGCGGCGTACGGTCAGGACCTCGAGCCGGTGCGCAGCTTCCGCGAGCTCGCCCAACTGGGCGGGCAGCCCGAGACCGAGTCGCTCAATGCCGGAGATCGGTTCCCGGTCGACATCGACAATCACACCTGGCGCTTCGCCCTCGACCACCACCGCAGCTCGGCGGCCGGCGTTCAGCAGGCGGGCGAGACGTCGTTGACGACCGAGCTCGGTGCTCAGTTCGACTATGCGTACCGAGTCCATCTCGGTGACTACCAGGAGATGATGGACAAGGGGTGGGCGACCGGTGTCACGAAGCCGTTCATCCACGGGTACGCGTACCAGTCGACGGATGCGCCCTGGCCCGGCAAACAGCGCTTCGGTGAGTTCGTCTCCGACAGCTGGAACGACCGGACGTTCCCGCAGTGGTCGATGTGGTCGGATCTCAACGACTATTGGGCGCGTGGCACACAGGTGCTCGAGACCGGTGGCGCGCGGGCGGACGTCGCGATCTACCGCGACGATTTCCTCACGACGACGGCACGCGGGTCCAACCCGGACTACGACGCACCGAACCGGCTGTTCGACACGGCAGCACTGGAGAAGAGCGGATACATCCCGCAGTACGTCGACCCCGTCGGCCTTGCGGAGAAGGGAGTTGTCGGCAACGGCGAGCTCTTCCCCGACACGGTGGGCTATCGCGGTCTGATCGTCGACGAGCGTGCCATCTCCGCCGACGCTGCGCGTGCGATCGCGAAGGCAGCACGCCGCGGAGTCGCGATCGTGTTCGTCGGCTCGACACCGGACGAAGACACCACATACGCGTCGGGCAAGGCCGGAGACCGCGCCGTACGCAAGGCCGTCGCGTCCGCGTTGAGGCGGCCGAGCGTGACGCGGGTGGAGACGCAGGCGGACGCGGCCCGGGCGTTGGCTCGTGCGGGCGTACGCCCGCGGGCCGACTGGAACGACAAGCACGTTCTCGCGCAGTGGCGCGAGGCGGGCGACACGACGTACGTCTACCTGTACAACCCCACCGACGACCGGATCGACTTCACGCCGTCGTTCGCTGGCACCGGAGTGCCAACGACGATGAACCTGTGGGACGGGACGATCGACCCGATCGCTCAGTACCGGACACGTCGCGGGCGCACGATGGTGCCGACCAGCCTGCGGCCGCGCGAGGCGACGGTGATCGCGATCGACTCGTCGGCACGTCCACGCGTCCACGTGACGAACAAGGCCGACGACGATCTCGTCGCGGACGGCGGCCGCATCCTGCTTCGTACGCGAGACGACGGCAGGCGCACGTTCCGGCTGTCGAACGGCTCGAAGCGGACCGTCACGGCGCGTACGCCGGATGAGCCGACCGCGTCGGTCGGACCCGACGCGTGGACGCTCGACGTGACCACCGAGTCACCGTCGGGCGGCGAGAACGTCACGGTCGATTCCCTCGGCGAGCTTGCCGACTGGCGGACGATTGCCGAGCTCCAGGGCGAGTCCGGAGTCGGGACGTACTCGGGCACGGTCGACGTGCCGGCCGACTGGCTGGCGGACGGAGCGGGCGTCGAGCTCGGTCTCGGTCGCGTCGACGGCACGGCGGAGGTGACGGTCAACGGTGAAGAGGTCGGCAGCCAGGTCGTGAGCGGTGGATCGTTCGATCTCAGTGCGGCGCTCCGGCCGGGAGAGAACACCATCGAGGTCGTCGTGCGTACGACGCTGCGCAATGCGGTCACGACGTACAACGCGGCGAGCACCAAGTCGCAGCCGTACGGACTGCGCGGTCCGGTGAAGATCCGGCCGTACGCCGAGGTGGTCGTCTACGACCCCCGCCGACAGGGGTGACGGCCGAAACCGCCCCGCCCACGGCGTACGTGGAGCGGGGCGGTCCTCCGGGGAGGTGTTGGGCCGGTCAGCCGACCTCGGCCCCGGCGTTGCGGTCCGCGTCGTGGTCGGTGTGGGACGAGCGCCCGCCGCGGGTGAGGACGACGACGATCGCCAACGTGGCGGCGATGATCCAGGCCGCGACGATGAGCGCGTTCGAGAACCCGTCGGCGAAGGCGTCCATCGCGACCGCGAGCATCGGGCCGGGTAGATGTGCGGCCTCGCCCATGCCGCCGCCGGTGCCGATCCGGTCGTTCAGGGTGTCGGTCAGGATGCTTCCCATCAGGGCGATGCCGAGTGCGCCGCCGAGCTCGCGGGACAGGTCGTTGACCGCCGATGCGACACCCTGCTGCTCGCGGGGCAGCTCCTCGGTGAGCATGCTGGTCGAGGGTGTCATCGACAGCCCCATGCCGATGCCCAAGAACGGCAGCGCGGTGAACAGCAGCCAGTAGTTGACGTCGCTGTCGAGCCTGCTCAGCGCGAACAGCGCCCCGGTCAGGATCGTCAGTCCGACGATGACCGTACGCGCCCGGCCGAGGTGGGCAATGATCTTGACCGAGCCGCGGGCCGACCCCATCATGCCGACCGCGAACGGCAGCATGCTGGCGGCCGCGGCGAGCGGGCTGAGGTCGCCGACGAACTGCAGGTACTGCATCAGCAGGAACATGAAGCCGAAGAACGCCAGGAACTGCATCGTGATCGTCAGGGAGCTCGCCGCGAACGTACGGTGCGCAAACAGCCGCGGATCGAGCAGCGGGTGCGGATGGCGGAGCTCCCACCCGATCGTCACGGCGAGCAGGGCGACGCCGATCGCCAGCCCGGAGACCGTCTCGGTGGAGCCCCAGCCCTCATGGGGTGCCTCGATGATCGAGTAGACGACGGCTCCGATGGCGACGGCGAACAGGACGCCACCGACGATGTCGAGCCGCCCGTCCGGTCGCTCGGCCGACTCGGGCACGGCCCGCAGTACGAGCACCGAAGCGACAACGGCCAAGGCGACGTTGAGGCCGAACACCGACTCCCACGAAAGCCACTCGAGCAGGGTGCCTGCCGCGAGCAGCCCGAGCACCGCGCTCGCGCCGGCGATGCCGGCCCAGATGGCGACCGCCTGCTGGCGGCGCTCGGCATCGAGAACCGTCGTGATGGTCGACAGCGTCGCCGGCATCACCAGCGCGGCGCCGACACCGAGGACGACGCGCAGGGCGATCACGACCTCGACATCGGAGGCGAACATCGCCGCGAGCGATCCGGCGCCGAACAGGACCAGTCCGGAGATCAGGGCGAGCCGTCGGCCGTACCGGTCGCCGAGTGCTCCGGCGATCAGCAGCAGGGCGGCGAAGACGAGCGCGTACGCGTCGACGACCCAGGAGACCTGGGTCTGGGTGGCGCCGGTGTCGTTCGCCAGGTCGGGCAGAGCTACGTTGAGGGAGGTCACGGCCGAGATGACCGTGGCGAGGGAGAGGAACACGGCCGGAAGGAGCAGGCGGTGTTGCGCCTTGGCCTCCTGCGGACGTGGCGTGTGCGTTGTCATCGGCTTCGCTCCTAATTCATCAGCTGTTGAATACCATCAAAACACGGCTTCGGATAGAATTCAACACATGATGAAAATATCTCGTGTCGGGAGGCCGCGAGCAAACGCGCACGTACGCGACGCGATCCTCGACGCCGCGCACCGGCAGTTCAACTCCGTCGGGTATCACGCCGCCACGCTGCGGGCGATCGCCGCCGACGCGGGAGTCGACGCTGCGATGATCGCGTACTACTTCGGATCGAAGCACGCGCTCCTGGGCGAGGTCGTCGAGCTTCGGGCGGACCCGGCGAGCATCCTTGCCGAGCGGATCGACGCGCCGCTCGCCGAACTGCCGCGTACCGTCCTGGCCGCGGTGCTCGCGGCGTGGGAGGCACCTGAGGAGCGACCGACGCTGCTGGTGCGCGTCGCCGACGATCCGGCGCTGAGCCGGATGCTCAAGGAGTATGTGGAGACCGAGCTGGTCGGCCCGATCACGCGCCGCATCGAACGCGAGGGCTTCGGGCATGCGGAGGCCGAAAGCAGAGCGATCGCCTTCGCCGTCCAGCTCATCGGCCTCGTCTTCGCCAGGTACGTCGTCGTCGTCGGCCCGATCGCCGACGCGTCCCCGGACGAGCTGACCGAGCTGATCGCCCCCGCACTCGACGCTGTGCTGAGCATCGACGCACCGACGGCCTGAGGCCTCGCCGCGTACGCCTGCAGCGAATCCGCTGACAGCCGAATCCCTTACGCAGAGGGGCGTACGCGTGTCAGCGTGGTGGCAGGGCTAGTCACCACCCAGGGGAGGAATCCATGGCCGAGACCGCGTTCGACGAGCAGCTGACGACCCGACTCCAGCATGAGCGGATCGTCGTACTCGCGGGGGAAGTGAACGACGACATCGCGAACCGGATCACCGGGCAGCTACTGCTGCTGTCGGCCGAGGATCCTCACCGCGACATCTCCCTCTACATCAACAGTCCGGGCGGCTCGGTCAGCGCCGGGATGTCGATCTACGACACCATGCAGTTCATCCCCAACGACGTATCGACGCTGGCGATGGGGTTCGCGGCGAGCATGGGTCAGTTCCTCCTCTGCGCCGGCGCGCCCGGTAAGCGCTTCAGCATGCCGCACGCCCGGATCGTCATGCACCAGGCACTCGGCGGGATCGGCGGCAGTACGTCGGACATCAAGATCCAGGCCGCCAACCTCGTCTTCACGAAGAAGCTGATGCAGCGCCTCATCGCCGAGCACACCGGCCAGGATGTCGAGACCATCGATCGCGACGGCGACCGCGACCACTGGTTCACCGCCGAGGAGGCCCGCGACTACGGGATCGTCGACCGCGTGGTCAGCCGTGCGGACGATGTCGCGCTGGTCGCGCAGCGGCGGCACGTGGGGTTGTGAGGCGGTGTTCGCTCGTGCAGCGATACCAAGTTCACTTGGTATCGCTGCACTTCCCCAGGCGTCGATGCCCAGTTTCGTACGCGAAGCCTGGTGAACTTGGTATCGCTGCACGCGGCCCGGTCGCCACGCCTAGGGAAGTGGGCTTCACCAAGTGAACTTGGTATCGCTGCGGCGAGCGACCGGTCAGGCGGCGAGCGCCAGCGCGGCCCCACCCGTCGCCGGTACGGATGCGGCGCCGCCTATGGCGAGCTCGTGGTGTGCCTCGCTGACCAGCTCGAGCATCGTGACGTCGAGTGCCCGGCAGACCGCGCCGAGGATCTCCGACGAGGCCTCCTTCTGGCCGCGCTCCACCTCGGAGATGTACGCGAGCGAGACCCGGGCCTCGTCGGCGACGTCGCGCAACGTACGCCCGCGCTCGGATCTCTTCCGACGCAGGACATCTCCGAGGAGCTCGCGAAGCAGCGGCTCCGGCCGATCGTCGATGGCAGGCAGCGGGCGCAGTGGGATGCTCACACTCTCAGGCTATGGACCCCGAGAGCACCCCACCAGGGAGCGGGCCCCGGTTTCGCTGTCGGCGGAATCGCACCGAGCGCACGATGGAGTGCTCAGCGCTCGATGCCGTGCGCGTACTTCGGCAGTCGCACGGTCACCTTCGTTCCCGCTCCCGGCGCGGTCTCGATCACGATGCCGTACTCGTCGCCGTACACGGTGCGCAGCCGTTGGTCGACGTTGCCGAGGCCGACGGACTCGCTGTCCGAGCCGCCCGCGAGCGCCCGGCGCATCCGGTCGGGTTGCTCGCCGACACCGTCGTCCTCGATCGTCACCACGCATTCGTTGCCGGCGTCCTCGGCGAGTACGACGATCGTGCCGTCGCCGGCCTTCTTCTCCAGCCCGTGGCGGATGGCGTTCTCGACGAGCGGCTGGATGGACAGGAACGGCAGCGGCACGCTCAGCACCTCCGGCGCGACGCGTACGGTCACCCGGAGCCGATCGCCGAAGCGCGCCTTCTCCAGCACGAGGTAGCGCTCGATGGAGCGCAGCTCCTCGGCGAGCGTCGTGTAGTCGCCGTGGCGCCGGAACGAGTAGCGGGTGAAGTCCGCGAACTCCATCAACAGCTCCCGCGCACGCTCGGGGTCGGTCCGTACGAACGACGCGATCGCGCCGAGCGAGTTGTAGACGAAGTGCGGTGAGATCTGGGCGCGAAGGGCGCGCAGCTCCGCCTCCATCAACGCCGTGCGCGACTTGTCGAGCTCCGCGAGCTCCAGCTGGCCCGACACCCAGCGGGCGACCTCGGTCGTCGCGCGTACGAGGCCGGCGGACGGCGCGTCGGTCACCACGAGTACGGCCCCGACGACGACGCCGTCGACGTTCAGTGGCGCGGCGATCGCGTGGCCGAACAGCGACTCCTGGCCGGCGTCGAGGACGTCCGCCGGCCCGAACACCTCGGTCGAGCCCGAGGCGACGGTACGCCGGGCGAGCTCGGCGGCGTGGGCGGACAGGTCTGGCGATCCCTCCCAGGCCAGCACCTCCTCGGTGTCGGTCAGGGCGGCCGCCGGCGCACCGAGCAGGGTCCGCAGATGCCGCAGCGACCGCTCTGCGCTCGCCCGGTCGAGGCCGGTACGCAGCGCGGGCGACGCGAGGGAGGCGGTGTGCAGCGTCTCGTGGGTCACGCGCTCGGTGAGCGACCCGAGCCCGCGTCGCGAGCGCACCACCCAGCGGATCGCGAGTGCCGCCGCCACGATCGCGACGATCGCCGAGCCGATCACGACGACGTTGTCCACCCGCGAAGTCTAGGGGGTCCGTCTTCTCGCGAGTGGCGCAGATTCGTCGTAAACAGGGCCGCCTGAGCAACGAACGTACGCCACTCGCGAACTGGCCGTACCGAAAGCCGCTGCTACCGGAAGCGGAAGACGACGTCACCCTCGTCGGGTTCCTCCGGCGGCAGCGCGGCGCGGTTGACCGGGGCGCGAAAGCACGACGTCACGTATCGCAGGCGTAGCCCGTCGGACCCACGGGCATGCCGTACGTGCAGCTCGCGCACCCGATCGAGCAGCGCGTCGCGATCGGCATCGGCGAGCGTCGCGACGTACGAGCGCGATCGGACGAGCGCGAGCAGCGTCTCGAGGTCGAGCACCTGCCACATGCCGAAGTCCTCGCGTTCGAGCGGGCCGAACAGCTCAGAGGAGGGCAACGGTCCGTCGTACAGCCATCGGAAGTCGGACCCCTCGCTGCCGATCAGGTCGGTCAGCTCGCGGACCCACGGGATCGACTCGTCGCGGGTGTTCCACACCAGGCCGAGCTCACCGCCGTCGCGGAGCACCCGGGCGATCTGCGGCAGCGCGCGCTCGGCGTCGAACCAGTGGAACGCCTGGCCGGCGATGACCCGGTCGAACGACTCGGAGCGGAACGGAAGCCGCTCGGCTCCGGCCTCGATCGCCGGTACGTCGAGGACCGCGCGCAACTGGCGCAGCATCGCCCCGGACGGGTCGGTTGCGATGACTGCGTGCCCGCGCGCCGCGAGCGTCTCGGTGAGCTTGCCCGTGCCGGCGCCGAGCTCGAGGACTCGTGCGCGCTGCGCGGGAAGCAGGCTGTCGACAGCGCGGTCGGGATAGCCCGGGCGGGCCCTCGCGTAGTCGTCGGCGACGCCTTCGAACGAGCGGCCGCGGCGTACGCGCAACGAGTGGTCCATCCCTCGCAGGCTACCGGTCACTATGCTGCCCCCGTGCCAACCGACGACTTCGCCAGTGCGAGCCGACTCGAGGGAGTCCCGTCCGCGTTCGCAGCCACCCGCGACGGAATCGACTCGCTGCTGCGAGACCGGGGTCTGCGGCGCAGCAGCCCCGACACCACGGCCGAGTCGCTGCTGCGTGGCGCCGCCGCGACCGCTGCGCTCGAGGGCAGTACGTACGACGTCGAGGCATTGCGCGCCGGGGAGGGTGACGCGGTCACCCTTGCCGCCGTACGCCTCTCGACCGAGCTGCTCGGTCTCGTACCCGTGTGGGAGCGGGCACCGCTGCAAGCGCTGGCGCGCCTGCACGCATTGGTCGCCGCTGGACGCGTCGATGCTGCGGATCTCGGTCGGCCGGTGCACCCGGCCGGTGCGCAGCGCCTCCACGCGCTCGCCCAGCAGGTCGTACGTCCGACAGAGGCGCCGGGCCTCGTCGTCGCCGCGCTCGTGCACGCCGAGGTGGCCGCCGCCGGTGCGTTCTGCTCCGACAACCCGATCGTCGCGCGTGCTGCCGAGCGGCTCGTACTCGTCGCGAGGGGTGTCGACCCGGCCTCGGTGACGGTGCCGGAGTCGGGGCATGCGCAAGCGCAGGGCGCGTACGAGAGTGCCCGGTCCGCGTACGAGGGCGGTGGCCAGGTCGGCCGCCAGCAGTGGCTGTTGTACGCGGCCGAGGCATTCGCGCGGGGAGCAGAGGCGACCCCGCTGGAGAACAACCCGCGCGCATAAGATCAGCGCCACCGCGTGGGGTGACGCTGACCTCCAGTTGCCATCGGCGGTTACCAGGCGTGCAGTTCTCAAAACATCGCCACGGGAGTCTCCCGGGACGATTGCCCTTTAGCGAGGGTGGATCGCCGCGTGGGTGCCGCAACAGCCGCTGTTTACTTCTTGCACCATTTGTACGCCGCCGCGCCCGGAATCTAAAGGGCTACCCATGGGTCACCTCTTGCGGTTCACTTCACAAGACGCTTTCGAACCTGATGTGCGACGAGGCCGGCAGTGAGCGCGCCGGCCACGAACGCGCCGGCGGCAATCCGCGAAGGGGTCGACCGCAGCGGCATCTTCGGGCGCAGCGCGACGGGACGTGCGAACTCGAGGATCGACCAGCCGTTCGTCTCGGCCGCGCGCCGCAGAACCTTGTCGGGATTGACGGCATATGCGTGGCCGACCGCCTGGAGCATCGGGATGTCGGTCTCGGAGTCGGAGTACGCGTACGACGTCGCGAGGTCGTAGCCACACTCTGCCGCGAGTTCGCGCATGGCGTCGGCCTTGCCGTCGCCGTACGCGTAGAACTCGATCTCGCCGGTGTATCGGCCGCCCTCCTCGACGAGCCGGGTCGCGATCACGCGGTCGGCGCCGAGCAGGGTGCCGATCGGCTCGACCACCTCGGTGCCGGAGGCCGAGACGATGACGACATCGCGGCCGGCCGCGTGGTGGAGAGCGATCAGGTCGACCGCCTCGGCGTACACGAGCGGGTCGACGATGGTGTGCAGCGTCTCGGCGACGATGTCGCGCACGGTCTGGACGTCCCATCCGGCGCACAGCTCGGTGAGGTACGCGCGCATCTTCGCCATCTGGTCGGCGTCGGCGCCGCTCAATGCGAACACGAACTGCGCGTACGCGCTGCGTAGCACCGACCGCCGGTTGATCAGGCCACCGGCGAAGAACGGCTTGCTGAACGCGAGCGTGCTCGACTTGGCGATGATCGTCTTGTCCAAGTCGAAGAACGCTACCGACGTACTCACGCCGCCGAGCATAGACAGGTGACCCGACGTCGCCCCACGGCCGGGCCCCAGCCCGTGTCTGCCTAGATGCCGGTCGTACCGAGGCCGAGTCCGAGCATGTACGTCACCGCCGCGGCGCCGTAGCCGATCGCCAGCTGGCGCAGAGCCCGGCGCACGGGCGGCCCGCCCGACAGCAGACCGACGATCGCGCCGGTCATGAGTAGCGCGATCCCGACCAGTACGGTCGCGATCGAGGCCGCGAGGAGGCCGGTCAGCCCGACCAGGTACGGAAGTACGGGGATCAGCGCGCCGGAGGCGAAGAAGCAGAAGCTCGACGCGCCGGCGCCGACACCCGTGCCGATGGCCTCGTGCTCGTCCGCCGAGGTGGCGGGCGTGATGTCGGCGCTGCCGTGCGCGGTGTAGTTGCGGAGGACCTCGCCGGCGCGGTTCTGCGCCTCCTCGGCGGACATTCCGCGGGCCCGGTAGACGAGCGTCAGCTCGTTCGCGTCGACGTCGAGGTACGGCACCGCCGCCCGCGCCTCCGGGTTGGGCGTCGCCGCCTCGAGCAGCTCGCGCTGCGACCGTACCGACAC harbors:
- a CDS encoding family 78 glycoside hydrolase catalytic domain, with the protein product MGRTRWSSMRRVGIPVVCAALGLAVSAGPVPSVAAAPTAARAVASAAPSVDGLSVDGLDEPLGLETDAPSFSWQITEDRRSVLQQAYEIHVASSSDALADPDVWDSGKVTSDRSLDVGYDGPALKPRTDYVWAVRVWDDKGVASDWSEPATFGTALGDEPWKAEWVGAESEELGAEWTDYTVDFTASDITGALGVYLRGEDTENAYMWQLSEADDALRPHVKKNGSYSVLPAKAVPNGFDFGAEHEYSITVEGDKITTRVDGEVLDERTDKTFAGPGIIGFRTNGDESGLVHDVTVTSADGEVLVDTDFPTGDRTFAAGTVTDDGLRVDSSGSEAWLRRDTSVPLLRQDFSLDDKDVARARVYASARGVYELRLNGERVGDSELAPGWTAYDKRIDYQTYDVTDQVRAGDNVLGAEVASGWYTGKVAMFGTDVYGTDNSLIAELVVDFDDGTSAVVGTDGSWRTTPGPTTEADLLDGESYDARIADEVAGWDEPGYEADRWSEVAVRDEPTDVLEPQTAEPVRVTEELTDTEQIDSPTDGAYLYDLGQNMVGHTRLTLQGEPGQTVRIRHGEVLNPDGTLYTANLRSAKATDYYTFSSDEPETFEPSFTFHGFRYVEITGVDEAPDASDVVGVVVGTDGELTSSLETNSDLVNQLQSNIVWGMRGNFLSIPTDTPARDERMGWTGDINVFARTAVYNMDARTFLTKWMQDLRDTQRDDGALPGVAPVVPGRFDGGYGPAGWMDAGVHVPWTMWQAYGDTDVIRENYAMMKKYVDYLAADSTDHMRSAGGYLDWLNLDDPTPAEVVDTAFVAKSTRELAQMAKAIGEDGDAAALQQRYEAIRAAYQNAFIGADGTVRGDSQTAYILTLTHDLEPKNRRDALVDQFVETLERRDYHLSTGFLGVDGLLPALTKAGRTDIAYRLLLHKDYPSWGYEIGWGATTVWERWNSINPDGSFNDVGMNSFNHYAYGAVGEWMYRTMAGVSAAKPGYKKVLVAPEPGDGIDQADFSHESRYGTVRSAWSTADGPMTLDVTVPANTTAEVRIPAANRWAVTEGDEPIGDVDGVEFVKMDDGDVVLEVGSGTYGFAVDRVLGDLGAAADKAEAFADDVDALRVRGPLGKIAKKHLQLRTKLMTGEIAAARSLHLRDSDDQLTAAAVHRALASVADLDRWSATYARLGQIDEDAASGLRASLAGIEPLLSSASSRLVGAVASLDVPGGEILPGDVVRVKVGLENSGRRPLSGVESALDVPDGWGVESVGTHGSTVGAHGKVEHAYDVSVPADAEASTADLSGSVSYRHTGGTAKLPVSAMLMVAPGVAIDSVATAPDSVGAGGKVTVSTALTNRTDLAQSGEVTVSLPDGWEAPGPVAYELAPGEQATVDAEVTVPITVVEGTAPVTVATGETPAEQARGSISVTVEVPPGTSTDHVDLGDNASEAAHALNASANSGTSEEAGLTRRYTHASYPDGWFEFDVKVPANGPFVIRAIETFDGAKRKTYDVQADGTVVYEQDLARTASGEGTIAYQFVVDEPDLTSDGTVRLRFQDTDADYDPSIADVWAVPIG